A window of Thermoproteota archaeon genomic DNA:
CGGGGACGATGTGCGGCCAGGGCCCGGGCGTCACGCTGACGCCGCGTTATAAATTTTTCGGTTCATTTCCTTCGCAGCCGGAGCGAGATAGGATGAATCGATCGCTCGCGGAACGGTCCCGAGTTAGCTCACGCCAGGATTCCCCGCTCCCACCACTGATCCCGATATTCCCGCGTCTACGCCTCAGAGCCAGCATAACCTTGAGGACGTAGGCCATCGGCGGAAGAAAGGCGAGGAGCATGGAGAGGATCGTGATGAGGGCTGGGCTGAAGATGGTGTAGAGGTACTCGAGAGGTATGTCGTGCCAGTAGGGCTGCGCCATCGCATGCGTGAGGGTAATCAGCACGAAGGACAGCAGCATGATCACCAAGGAGATAATTCCGGCCACCATGAGGGAGTCCTTAATTAGGTAATGCCTCTCCCAAAACTCCCTTGATATCATCATGTATTTATGCTTTTCACAGGATAAAAATTCATATTTTGTAGCTGTAAAGCGATTTTCCTAGATCAGTCCAAAGCGAGGATCGGATGGCAATCGCGGATCCGAAGCGACCATCGAGGGAGCGTTTCCTCAGTCCCGACTGTCGCGCGTGGCTGAAATGGATACCGCTGCAGGGATCACCCTCGCGCGATGATTCGCCGGGGCATCGCCGGATTTGATCGTCGACTGGGACCATGGGAGGTATCGGCTGGGCAGCAGATGATTATATGAAAGGAGCTCCCCGGAGTAGGGGTGCACCAATGGAGTTCAGGTATCTGGGTGTTTCGGATCTGAAGGTCTCCGTTGTAGGACTGGGGACTTGGCAATTCAGCGAGTCCTGGGGCGTGACCAACTATGAGGATGCCAAGAATATAGTGGAGAAGGCCATTGACGTGGGGATAAACCTCTTCGACACTGCAGCGGTCTACGGGAGGGGGATGAGTGAGACCTTCCTCGGGAGGGCGCTGAAGGAGCTGGGAGCGAGGGAGGATGTCATTGTTGCCACTAAGCTGCCCGGGGAGTTTCTTTCTAGGCACGACGTATTCAAGGGGACGAAGAGATGCCTAGAGAGGCTGGGGACTGACTACATTGATCTGATGCAGGTCCACTGGCCTCCCCTCTGGAACAACTTCCCCACCTGCGAGTACATGCGCGCTTTAGAGGAGCTGGTGCACCAAGGTGTCGTACGCTATATAGGATTGAGCGACTTCCCGGTCGAGCTGATGGACTCGGCCTGGGCCTGCCTGTCGACGGAGGACCCGGTCAGTAATCAGGTCAGGTACAACCTTGTGGAGAGGGATGCGGAGAAGGAGATAATACCTTATGCGGAGGCGAACGGGTGGAGCATCCTCGCTTGGTCTCCCCTAGCTAAGGGGGCCCTCACCGGCAAGTACACGCCAGATAACCTGCCCGAGTTCAAGGACGTGAGGGCCGGCAGCGCCCTGTTCCACCCCGACAACTTCAGGCAGGTGTACGAGGTGGTGAAGCTGCTGAAGGAGGTTGGGGAGAGGCACGGCAAGACGCCCAGTCAGGTGGCTCTGAACTGGCTGATAATGGCAAGCGATACCGTGATAGTTATACCCGGGGCGAAGACCCCGGAGCAGGTGGAGGAGAACGCGGGGGCTGCTGACTGGAGCATGACCTTCGACGAGTGGCTGGCCCTAGAGGAGGCCAGCTCCAAGGTGAGGATAAGCCGCGTGATCTGGTGATAGAAGCTACGGAGGGCGATATCCTTCTCCCGCGATATCCTTCTCCTATAGCCTAGAATCCAGAAAAATCCAATAGGGGCTTATGCCTCCGGGGCGTACAACTTCGTCCCGTCAAAAGCATGCAATCTCTAGGAATTCCCGAGAAACAGGATTAAATATTGGCCACTCTGGCCCAAAACGGTGGTGTATTGTCCATAGGACTCGTGACCACGGTGGTAGGTTTACTGGTGGACTCGGTGGAGGTCGTGAGACTCGGGAAGGAACTGAAGGGCTACCTGTCCAAGAGGAGTTCCAAGGAGAGGGTTGATATACCCAGCGATCAGGAGGACAGGATGAGGTCCCTAATCGGTGGCGTGATCGGGTCGAAGCTGGTGGACGCTTTCATATCCTACGTTGAGAG
This region includes:
- a CDS encoding aldo/keto reductase, with product MEFRYLGVSDLKVSVVGLGTWQFSESWGVTNYEDAKNIVEKAIDVGINLFDTAAVYGRGMSETFLGRALKELGAREDVIVATKLPGEFLSRHDVFKGTKRCLERLGTDYIDLMQVHWPPLWNNFPTCEYMRALEELVHQGVVRYIGLSDFPVELMDSAWACLSTEDPVSNQVRYNLVERDAEKEIIPYAEANGWSILAWSPLAKGALTGKYTPDNLPEFKDVRAGSALFHPDNFRQVYEVVKLLKEVGERHGKTPSQVALNWLIMASDTVIVIPGAKTPEQVEENAGAADWSMTFDEWLALEEASSKVRISRVIW